The DNA window TCAAGCGCTGGGTCGAGTGGTAGATCCCCGCGAACATCATGTTGCCGACGAGGGCGAAGATCGCCGCGTTGGTGTGCAGCGGACGCAGCCGGCCGAACTGCAGGAAACTGGTGTTGAAATTCATCTGGAAGAAGGAGAGCTGGCTCGCGACGAGCACGCCCGCCAGGAGCGCCACCGCCCCCCAGATCATGGTAGCGAGGCTGAAGGCCCGAACGATCGCGTCGTCGTACACGATGCGTCGGGTCATCGGTTTCGTAGCTTCCATTGAGGCTTCCATGAGATCGGCCTTTCGTGAGTGAAAGATGGGTATCAGCTTCCCGAGTTGGAAGGTACTCGGGCGGGTTGTTCGTCGAGAGAGTTTTCGGGCTCGTCCTGCTCCAGGGGCAGGAGGGACAGTCGGTCGCCGTGCTCGAAGTCGCCGGCGGCCAGGCGCAGCACGAAGAGCACCAGGCCGGCCACCCCCAGCAGAAGGCTGACGAAGAGGGTGACGATCAGGATGTCCATCGCAGCGTCCTCCGGGCTAGGCGATGGCTGGTCAGCAGCACCACGGCGACGGAGCTGGCGGGCATCAGAATGGCGGCCACCACCGGGTCCACCACCCCAGCGAAACAGAGCGAGACCGCGGCAAGGTTGTAGACCGCCGCGAAGAGTAGATTGCCGCGCTGGACGCGGTGGAGGTGGCGGGCCATCTCGATGGCGTGGCGCACCGCACCGATGCCGTCCCCGAGGAAGTAGAAATCCGCCTTCTGGGGCAGGATGGCGCGATCCACCGCCGGCGTCGCCTTGCAGTAGGCGGCGTCGAAGCTCGGGCTGTCGTTGAGCCCGTCGCCCACCATCAGGGTGTCGTGCTCGTCCAGCGCTGCCACGGCGGCGGCTTTTTGCTCGGGGGAGAGGTCCCCCTGCACGCGCTCCCGCGGCAGCTGCAGCTCATCGGCGACCCGCGCCACCTTGGAGCTCGTATCGCCGCTGAACAGGTAGACCGCCAGGCCCAGGTCCTGCAGCGCCTCGACCTCGGAGGAGGCGTCGGGGCGCAGATCTTCTTCGAATTCGAGAGCCGCCAGCGCCTCCCCGTCGAGGCCCAGCACTGCCCCCGGAAAGTTGTCGTCGGACGGGGCCATTGGCTCGCCAAGTCCGGAATTCCCCTGGCCGAGCACGAAATCCGGGCGCCCGAATCGATACTCCCCCGCTGCTCCGCGCCAGGTCAGCCCCTGGCCGGTGACTTCCCGCAGATCGTCGGCGGAGACGGAGCTCCCGGCGTCTGCCGAGGCCAGCGCAGCGTCCGCTGACTCACGGAAAGCCAGAGCCTCGGCGACGCAACGGCTCACCGGGTGGTTGGAGCGCGCCACCATGCTCCGCAGCACGGCGCGGTGCGCCGGTTCCAGACCTTTCAAGGCTTCGACTGAAGCTCGGCTCAGCCGCAGCTGCCCGCGGGTGATGGTGCCGGTCTTGTCGAAGACCACCTTGCGCAGGGCCAGGGCGCGGTCCAGGAAGCCGTCGTCCCGCAGCAACACGCCGAGATCCCGCAGCCTCCCGTGGGCCAGCTCGCGGCCCAAGGGCAGGCCCAGGCCGAGGGCACAGGGGCAGGTGACCACGAGGATGGCGACGCTGGTTTCCACCGCCAGCTGAAGGCCGCCCCGCAGCCCCACCAGGAAGCCCACCGCCGCCACCGCAAAGACCAGCAGGACGTAGACCGACGCCACCCGATTCCACCACGCCTCGACGCCCCCCGCCGGGGCGGAGCTCGCTTTGGGCTCGCCTTCATCGCTGGTGATCAGATCGCCGCGGATCAGGTCCGTCAGGCGGGAGCCGGAGAAGTCCTCCCGGGCGGTGATGCGGAATCCGCGGCTGCCGGCGTTGAACGCCCCCGCCGGCACCACGTCCCCGGGGTGGGTCTCCACCGCCGCCGCTTCGCCGGTGATCCAGTCGAGGGAGACCGTCGCCGCCCGGTGCAGCAGAATGCTCGCCACCGGCACCAGGTCGCCGGGAGCGATCCACAGCTCGTCCCCCGCCTCGATGGCGCTGACGGGAATCGCCTCCGGCATGCCGCCATCGAAGCGCCGGGTGAAGAGATCCGCAATGCCGGCGGAGGCGAGGAGGGCGTTGCGGTTGCGTTCCACCACCCGCTCCTGAAGCCAGCGGCCCACCAGCATCAGGGTGACGAAGATGGTGATGGTGTCGAAGTAAGCGGCGTGGGGTCCGTGGGCGAGATAGGCCCAGGTGGAACCGGCGAAGGCCAGCACCATGCCCGTAGCGATGGGCAGATCCAGATGGGCGATGCCCCGGCGCAGGCCGCGCCAGGCCGAGAGGATGAACGGTGATCCCCCCACCGCCAGGGCGAGGACCGCCCAGCCCAGGCTGAGCTGGCCCAGGAGCTCGAAGAGCGACGTCTCGTCCGCCGCCAGCCCCAAGTAATAGGCCAGGCTGTAAGTCATGACGTTCATCGACGCCGCGGCGCAGATGCCGATGCGGATGAGCAGGCCGCGGGAGCGGCGGGGCGCAGCCTTGCGCGGCGGCCCGAAGCGATAGCCGAAAGATTCGACCTCGTGAAGATAGTCCCGCAGGTCGCTCTGGGACGGGTCCCACAGCATGTCGACGCTGCCCACCGCCGGGTTGATACGCAATTGGCCGGCACCGGCGTGGCGGGCGAAGAGCTTTTCCAGCAGCCAGATACACGCGGCGCAATGGACCCCCTGGAGGTCGAGGCGCAGCCGCCGCAGGTTGGAGCCGGGGAGCTCCGGCGCCTGCTCCAGCACGGAGTCCAGCCAGTTGAGGCTGTCGCGCCGCAGCTGGGCCGGCGGCGCGGTGGGGCGGCGCCGCAGATCGTAATAGCGTTCGAAGCCCTGATCGTGAATCAGCTGGTAGACCGTGCGGCAGCCGCGGCAACAGAAGGGGCCGTCCTCCGCCCGCCAATAGGCCCCCAGGGGCAGTCCGCAATGGGCGCAGGCGTCGGGCCGCGGGGCTTCCCCCGAAGGCGGAGGCGCCGCCTCCGGCATCGAGGGCAGCGGGCAGGTGGCCCGCAGCTCTGGAGCAGCCAGGCTCATGGGCTCGTCACCCTCGAATCGCCGCCGAGCTCCCCACGAGCCATCTCAGGCTCACGGGCCCGATCTCCATCGACCAGGGAGGAAAAATCGTAGGCCTCGGTCCGGCGCTCCCCCAGCCATTCGCGGGTCGTGGCTCCCCACGGATTGGGCTCCGCCGGCACCTCGTGGAGAATCGAGGCCAGCAGATCCCAGCAGACCACCCCGAGGCCGAGAATCAGGAGCACCGAGCCCAGCCCGCTCACCGGCTCGAGCCTCGCCGCCGCTTCGCTGGAGAAGACGGTCAGGGACGACAGGCCGCGGCTGCCGGCGACCAAGCTCGGAACGAAGGCGAGCAAATAGCCGCCGAAGAGCAGGGCGGCCCCCAGGCGGCCCAAAGTCTCGCTGGTGGCCCGGCCCGTGAGCAGGGGCCACCAATAGTAGAGGCCGGTGATCAACCCGGCGACGGCACCGCCGCCCATGAGGAAGTGCAGCTGAGCGGTGTCGAAGAGGGAGCCCTGGAGATAGCTGCCGGTGGACAGGGTGGCCAGGAAGATTCCCGCCAGGCCGCCGAGGGTGATCAGCACCACCAGGTTGAGGGCATGGAGGAAGGCCGCAGAGAGCCGGATGGCGCCGCCGGCGAGGGTCGCGAGAAGGTTGTAGAGGAGCACCGTCGCGGGCACCATGGCGAGCAGGCTGATGCCGCTCTGGGCAGCCAGGAGCGTCGGCGCGGTGCCGTCGTTGACCAGCGCCACCCCGCTACCGCCCAGGGAAAGGACCGCCAAGGCGGCCAGGGACAGGGGATTGGAGCGGCCACCGGCGGGGGCCTTGCGGCTGAAGGTGGCGAGGACCTCGAAGGCCACGCCGATGGCGGGCAGGACCACCACCGCGGCGCCGGCGTGGAGGATGAACTCGAAGAGCCGCTCGTAGGCGAGGGGATCCTGCGCCAGTCCTCCCGCCATCCCGGCACCGAAGACGCTGGCTCCCGTGACGCTCTCCAGGAAGAGCAGCAGGCCCAGGCTGGCCATGGCCACCGCCACCGCCAGCTGCACCGCAGCACCGCTCACCAGGGCCCACACCAGCACCGGCAACTCCGACAGCTGCAGATCCTCGGAGCGCTCGTAGACCACCGTCGCCAGCAAATTCAAGGCGCCGCAGACCAGGGCCAGGCCGAGAAGATGGAGCCCCAGGGCCGCCGCGGCGAGGGGCCAGGACAGACCGCCGTCGGCAGGGGGAAGGCTGCGCAGCGTGCGGTCCACCGATCCCCCGAGGAGCGCCAGGGCGATCAAGACCCAGGACGCGAGATAGAGCTGCAGAGTGATGCGGTTGAGCGCCGGAAAGGCGAAGTTCTTGGCCCCCACCATGGGCGGCAGCACCAGCCCTCCGATGACCAGCGGCAGCGCCGGCAGAGCGAAGAGGAAGACCAGCACCAGGGCGTGGGCGGTGAGGGCACCGCCGAGGGCGTCGGCGCTGACCAAGGCTCCCCCGGAGCCGAAGAGCCCCGCCCGCAGCACGAAGGCCAGCTGCGCCCCCAGGAGGAGCGCCGCCAGCACCCCGCCGAGCTGGATGCGCGCGATGCGCACCGGGTCGGTGGTGGACCACCAGGAACGAGCATCCATTAGAGTGCCTCCCCCCCGTCGCTCAGGCTCTCGAGATAGGTGATGATGGCGTCGATCTCCGCGTCGCGAATCTGGCCGGCGAAGGGAGGCATGACCGGCTCGAAACCCTCTACCACCTGCGAGGTCGGGTCGAGGATCGAGCGGCGCACATAGTCCCCGTCGGCGATCTGGCTGCTGCCGTCGGCGAAGCGGCTCTCCCGCCCCATCAGCCCCTGGAAGGAGGGCCCGGTGAGGGGCGAGCCGTCGACGGTGTGGCAGACCAGGCATCCCTTGCGCTCCACCAGCACGCGGCCGGCGTCGAGGGGCGGCAGGGTCAAGAGGATGTCCGACTTGGACATCAACCACTGATCGAAATCCGCCGCCGAGTGCACCGTGACCACGGCCGGCGCGGTGGGAGACGATGCCAGGCTGGGACCGGCGCTGAGGAGCTCGTAGCTCCCCGGCTGGCTGGCCGCAAACCAGGCCTCGGTACTGACCCCGGCCTTGGCGTTCCTACGCACCCGGAACGCCGGGATGGTGACGGACACCGGCGCGTCGGCGGTCTGCACCGTGAGGCGCACCGGGCGTTCGCTGGGAACGTGCAGCTCGTCCGTCTCGACGTCGGCGGAATAGCGGAAGGTCAACCCCTCCGGCCCCCGAAGGGCTTCCACGGTGAGGGCGTCGGTGGGCGCCACCGAGGCGTCCAGATAGCCTCTGACGCCCATGGCGAAGACGGCCACCACGAAGACCAAAGAGAGCAAGACCGCCAGGCCGCGGTAGAGGCCCCGGTCCGCCATCTGCCGCCCCACCTGGTCGTCGTCCCGGCGCAGATTCATGAACAGGATCACGTCGAGGGCGAAGAGCAGCCCCAAGAAGACCGTCGCCGCAAAGACCATCAGGACGGTGAAATGAAGGTCGACGGTCTCCGCCACCTGCGCCGCCGCCTCCGGCAACCAGCCGTCGGCGGTTACCGGCGCCGCGGCGAGAAGAGCGGGGATCGGGAGCATGATTCTGGCTAGCGTGCCGCCCGTCATCTGAGCTCTCATGGGCTGGCCTCCTGCGACTCCTCTGGCTCTCTTGACTCCTCTGGTTCTTCAGACTCCTCCGAGCTCGGCCCGGCGTCGATCGTTCCAGCCTGCTCATCCACGACCTGCTCTTCCAAGACGAGAGCCATGGCCCGCTCGATGGGCAGATGCACCGTCCCCGCCTCCTGGTCGATCCAGTGATAGTCCGCGGTGAGCTTCTGCTGCTGCTCTTCCTGGTAGGCCTCCAGCTCGGGATAGGGCCGCTCGAAGATCTTGCCGCGCTCCTCCTCCGCCATCTGCCGCTGCGTCCACCCCTGGAGGAAGATGCCCACCGTCAGCACCGCCACCAGCGCCGCCACGGCGCCGAGGATGGTGGTCAGGAGGGAGATTGTCCTGTCGTTCGTGCTCACGGCAGAGCTCCTAGGTGTTCTCGAAGGCCAGGGAATCGTCGATGCGCGGATCGCGGATCGGTACGAGGGAATGGCTCGACGCCAGACGGCCGATGCCCGCGATGAAAATGCCGCCGATACCGACGAAGGTGAGCAGGTCGAGCCAGTCCAGAGTCGGCGCCGACGGCCGCCACTGGGGCATGACGATCCAGTAGAGATCGATCCAATGCATGACCAGAATCCACACCGCCCAGAACAAGAGCGAAGGCCGCCGGCGCTTGGCCTTCTGCGCCAGCAGGCCGGCGAAGGGAATCAGGAAGTGGCCGAAGACCAGGGTCAGCCCAAGCCAGCCCCAGCCGTTGGACTGGCGGGCCAGGAACCAGGCCGTCTCCTCGGGGATGTTGGCGTACCAGATGAGCATGTACTGGCTGAACGCCAGGTACGCCCAGAAGAAGACAAAGGCGAAGATCAGCTTGCCGTAATCGTGCAGGTGCTCGACGTGGATGACCTGGCGCACCCGCCCCCGGCTCTGCAGCCAAAAGGTCATCAGGGTCAGGAAACACATGAAGGCGAGGAAGCTGCCGGCGAAGAAATACGGGCCGAACATGGTGCTGAACCACGACGGATCGAGGGACATCAGCAGGTCATAGGACGCAAAGCTGACGCTGAGGGCAAAGAGCAGCAGGCATAGGCCGCTCTTGCGAGACATGCGCACGCTGAGAGCCGGATCACCGCTGGTGTCCTGCTCCGCCGACCGCTTCCAGAACCACCAGGCGTAGCCGCACCAGATGGCGAAGTAGATCACCCAGCGGACGTAGAAGAACTCGAGATCGAGGAACGCCGCCTTGTGCTCGAGAAGCTCGGCGGGAGCGTGGCTGGTGCCGGCGGCCCACGGCATGATCCGGTGGGCCAAGACCAGCACCGGTACCGCCAGCAGCGCCAGGGTGGTCAGATTGGCCGCCGTAACCTCGGCGAGGCGGCGGCTGACGACGTTCCACACCGCCCCGGTGACGTGTCCCACGGCGACGAGGAAGAGAGCGCCCAGGGACAGGCTGAGGAAGAAGGCGAAGCTCAGCAGATAGGACCAGCCGAAGGACTGGAAGCCGTCGCCCCGGGCGGCGCCCAAGGCCACCGCAGCGCCGAGGCCGATCAAGCCCAGGACGCCCGAGATGCGGACCAGCCGCGGCCCGAGCTCGTCCAGCGTCAGGTGGTCGTCTGCGAGTGATGGAGTGGGGTGATCGTGGGACACCATGAGCTCCTACCTGAATTCGCTTCTGCGGCTGGCGGGTACGTCTTCCGGACGACCGTTGGCGCTGCGCTGCAGCGCCCGCAGATAGGCCACGATGGCCCACCGGTCCGCCACCGGAATCTGCGCGCCGTAAGCCGGCATGGTGCGAACGCCATGGGTGATGATGTCGAAGAGCTCGCCTTCGGGGCGGGCCAAGGTCGCCGCCGCCGTCAGATCGCTGGGCGGCGTCCAGGTTCCCTCCGCCAGCTGGGCGGCGCGGCGGGCGGTCGGCCCGTCCCCGATGCCGGTATCCCCGTGGCAGGGCGCGCAGAAGATCTGATAGCGCTCCCGGCCGCGCAGCATCTGCGCTTCGTCGACGCCCCGAGGCAGCCGGTCGACCCACGCTTCCGCGCCGTCCCTCCCGAGCTCTTTGCCCAGGTAATAGGCGTCGTCTTCCCGCAGCTCGCCCTGGGCCACCGTACCCTCCACCGGCCGCCGCATGGCGCGGCCGTCGGCGAAGAAGGAGCTGGCGCTCTGAGCCCGGTGATAGGCCTGATTGTCCATATCCGGCACCACGTGGAAGCGCGGCTTTTCCGACGGGTCCCCCTGGGCGCGGTAGAGCCAGGCCACGGGCAGCAGAGCCAGCGCGGCCAGCAGGATGCCGGAGTACACCAAGATGCGGGGCATGCTCATTCCTCCAGGCGCTCGACGTGGACGCCGCCGAGGGACTCGGCGAATTCCTGGGTCCGTTGGAGGTCGAAGCGCGAGTCGCTCGCTTCCAGCACGATGAAGAAGCGGTCAGCGGTGACGCGGCGGAACCGTTCGCTCTTGAACACCGGGTGATAGAGGCGGGGCATTCCAGTCCGCCCCCACAGCCCGAAGAAGGCGGTCAAGGCGGAGAACAGCACCGTCAGCTCGAAGGTCACCGGAATGTTGGCGGGCAGGCCGAAGAGGGGCTTGCCGCTGATCAAGAAGGGATAGTCGACGGCGTTCATCCACCACTGCATGAGCAGGGCGACGGTGAGGCCGGTGAGCCCCCCGGCGAGGATCAGCAACGGCAGCCGGGTCGGGCGGATGCCCATGGCCCGATCCATGCCGTGGATGGGGAACGGCGTGTAGGCGTCCCAGCGCTGGAAACCCTCGTCCCGCACCTGGCGGCACGCCGCCACCAACTCCTCCGGGTCGTCGAACTCGATGAGGAGACCGTAGGTCCCGAGATCCCCGGAGCTCGTTCGGGCGCTCATGGGTTCTCCTCCTGCTTACGGGGCCGGCGGTGCACGTCGCCGTGGTAATCCCCCACCGGCCGTCTCACGCCGTGGACGTGGGCCGCCGGCATCACCGTTTTCACCTCCGCCATGGCCACGATGGGCAGATAGCGAATGAAGAGCAGCACCAGGGTGAAGAAGAGACCGAAGGTGCCGACGAAGGTGAGGATGTCGACGAAGGTGGGAGAGTAATAATCCCAGCTCGACGGCAGGAAATCGCGGCTCAGAGACGTCACCGTGATGACGAAGCGCTCGAACCACATGCCGATGTTGACGAAGATGTAGAGGATCCACATCACCAACGTATTGGTCCGAATCTTCTTGAACCAGAAGAATTGCGGCGCGATCACATTGCAAGTGACCATGGTCCAATACGCCCAGGCATAGGGCCCGAAGGCCCGGTTGACGAAGGCGAAAGCCTCGTTGGGATTGCCGCCGTACCAGGCGATGAAGAACTCCGTGGCGTAGGCGAAGCCGACCATCGAGCCGGTGGCGAGGATGATCTTGTTCATGTTCTCCAGGTGGCGGAGAGTGATCAGCTTCTGGAGACCGAACCACTTGCGGGCCGGCACCAGGAGGGTGCCCACCATGGCGAAGCCGGAGAAGATGGCGCCGGCGACGAAATAGGGCGGGAAGATCGTCGTATGCCAGCCCGGCACCTGGGAGACGGCGAAGTCGAAGCTCACCACCGAGTGCACGCTGAGCACCAGGGGCGTGGCCAATCCCGCCAGGATCAGGTAGGTCTTCTCGTACCGGTGCCAGTGGCGGTGACTGCCCCGCCAACCCAGGGACAGCACCCCGTAGATCATCGCCCGGGTCTTGGTCTTCGCCCGATCCCGCAGGGTCGCCAGATCCGGCACCATGCCGGTGTACCAGAAGAGCAGCGAGACGGTGGCGTAGGTGCCCACGGCGAAGACGTCCCAGAGCAGCGGGCTACGGAAGTTCGGCCACATGGCCTGGTAATTGGGCACCGGGAAGAGCCAATACACCACCCAGATGCGCCCAACGTGAATGGCCGGAAAGATGCCGGCGCAGATCACCGCGAAGATGGTCATGGCCTCGGCGAAGCGGTTGATGCTGGTGCGCCACTTCTGCCGTAGCAGGAAGAGGATCGCCGAGATCAGGGTGCCGGCGTGACCGATGCCGACCCAGAAGACGAAGTTGACGATGGCCCAGCCCCAACCCACCGGATTGTTGAGGCCCCAGACGCCGATGCCCTCGAAGATCAGATAGCCGATCATCGCGAACATCATCACCGTCAGCGACGAGGTCACCGCGAAGGCGATGTACCACGCCCGCGGTGGGCGCGGCCGCTCGGCGATGCCGGCGACGGTCTCGGTGATGCTGGTGAAATCATGGTCCCCCAGCACCAGCGGCGTCGGCCGCGTGGGGTCGTCAGCGGTGTTGTCCAGC is part of the Acidobacteriota bacterium genome and encodes:
- a CDS encoding c-type cytochrome, producing the protein MRAQMTGGTLARIMLPIPALLAAAPVTADGWLPEAAAQVAETVDLHFTVLMVFAATVFLGLLFALDVILFMNLRRDDDQVGRQMADRGLYRGLAVLLSLVFVVAVFAMGVRGYLDASVAPTDALTVEALRGPEGLTFRYSADVETDELHVPSERPVRLTVQTADAPVSVTIPAFRVRRNAKAGVSTEAWFAASQPGSYELLSAGPSLASSPTAPAVVTVHSAADFDQWLMSKSDILLTLPPLDAGRVLVERKGCLVCHTVDGSPLTGPSFQGLMGRESRFADGSSQIADGDYVRRSILDPTSQVVEGFEPVMPPFAGQIRDAEIDAIITYLESLSDGGEAL
- a CDS encoding heavy metal translocating P-type ATPase metal-binding domain-containing protein, which codes for MSLAAPELRATCPLPSMPEAAPPPSGEAPRPDACAHCGLPLGAYWRAEDGPFCCRGCRTVYQLIHDQGFERYYDLRRRPTAPPAQLRRDSLNWLDSVLEQAPELPGSNLRRLRLDLQGVHCAACIWLLEKLFARHAGAGQLRINPAVGSVDMLWDPSQSDLRDYLHEVESFGYRFGPPRKAAPRRSRGLLIRIGICAAASMNVMTYSLAYYLGLAADETSLFELLGQLSLGWAVLALAVGGSPFILSAWRGLRRGIAHLDLPIATGMVLAFAGSTWAYLAHGPHAAYFDTITIFVTLMLVGRWLQERVVERNRNALLASAGIADLFTRRFDGGMPEAIPVSAIEAGDELWIAPGDLVPVASILLHRAATVSLDWITGEAAAVETHPGDVVPAGAFNAGSRGFRITAREDFSGSRLTDLIRGDLITSDEGEPKASSAPAGGVEAWWNRVASVYVLLVFAVAAVGFLVGLRGGLQLAVETSVAILVVTCPCALGLGLPLGRELAHGRLRDLGVLLRDDGFLDRALALRKVVFDKTGTITRGQLRLSRASVEALKGLEPAHRAVLRSMVARSNHPVSRCVAEALAFRESADAALASADAGSSVSADDLREVTGQGLTWRGAAGEYRFGRPDFVLGQGNSGLGEPMAPSDDNFPGAVLGLDGEALAALEFEEDLRPDASSEVEALQDLGLAVYLFSGDTSSKVARVADELQLPRERVQGDLSPEQKAAAVAALDEHDTLMVGDGLNDSPSFDAAYCKATPAVDRAILPQKADFYFLGDGIGAVRHAIEMARHLHRVQRGNLLFAAVYNLAAVSLCFAGVVDPVVAAILMPASSVAVVLLTSHRLARRTLRWTS
- a CDS encoding cytochrome oxidase translates to MDILIVTLFVSLLLGVAGLVLFVLRLAAGDFEHGDRLSLLPLEQDEPENSLDEQPARVPSNSGS
- a CDS encoding cytochrome c; translation: MPRILVYSGILLAALALLPVAWLYRAQGDPSEKPRFHVVPDMDNQAYHRAQSASSFFADGRAMRRPVEGTVAQGELREDDAYYLGKELGRDGAEAWVDRLPRGVDEAQMLRGRERYQIFCAPCHGDTGIGDGPTARRAAQLAEGTWTPPSDLTAAATLARPEGELFDIITHGVRTMPAYGAQIPVADRWAIVAYLRALQRSANGRPEDVPASRRSEFR
- a CDS encoding cbb3-type cytochrome c oxidase subunit I codes for the protein MDARSWWSTTDPVRIARIQLGGVLAALLLGAQLAFVLRAGLFGSGGALVSADALGGALTAHALVLVFLFALPALPLVIGGLVLPPMVGAKNFAFPALNRITLQLYLASWVLIALALLGGSVDRTLRSLPPADGGLSWPLAAAALGLHLLGLALVCGALNLLATVVYERSEDLQLSELPVLVWALVSGAAVQLAVAVAMASLGLLLFLESVTGASVFGAGMAGGLAQDPLAYERLFEFILHAGAAVVVLPAIGVAFEVLATFSRKAPAGGRSNPLSLAALAVLSLGGSGVALVNDGTAPTLLAAQSGISLLAMVPATVLLYNLLATLAGGAIRLSAAFLHALNLVVLITLGGLAGIFLATLSTGSYLQGSLFDTAQLHFLMGGGAVAGLITGLYYWWPLLTGRATSETLGRLGAALLFGGYLLAFVPSLVAGSRGLSSLTVFSSEAAARLEPVSGLGSVLLILGLGVVCWDLLASILHEVPAEPNPWGATTREWLGERRTEAYDFSSLVDGDRAREPEMARGELGGDSRVTSP
- a CDS encoding quinol:cytochrome C oxidoreductase, encoding MVSHDHPTPSLADDHLTLDELGPRLVRISGVLGLIGLGAAVALGAARGDGFQSFGWSYLLSFAFFLSLSLGALFLVAVGHVTGAVWNVVSRRLAEVTAANLTTLALLAVPVLVLAHRIMPWAAGTSHAPAELLEHKAAFLDLEFFYVRWVIYFAIWCGYAWWFWKRSAEQDTSGDPALSVRMSRKSGLCLLLFALSVSFASYDLLMSLDPSWFSTMFGPYFFAGSFLAFMCFLTLMTFWLQSRGRVRQVIHVEHLHDYGKLIFAFVFFWAYLAFSQYMLIWYANIPEETAWFLARQSNGWGWLGLTLVFGHFLIPFAGLLAQKAKRRRPSLLFWAVWILVMHWIDLYWIVMPQWRPSAPTLDWLDLLTFVGIGGIFIAGIGRLASSHSLVPIRDPRIDDSLAFENT
- a CDS encoding DUF3341 domain-containing protein, which gives rise to MSARTSSGDLGTYGLLIEFDDPEELVAACRQVRDEGFQRWDAYTPFPIHGMDRAMGIRPTRLPLLILAGGLTGLTVALLMQWWMNAVDYPFLISGKPLFGLPANIPVTFELTVLFSALTAFFGLWGRTGMPRLYHPVFKSERFRRVTADRFFIVLEASDSRFDLQRTQEFAESLGGVHVERLEE
- the nrfD gene encoding NrfD/PsrC family molybdoenzyme membrane anchor subunit; this encodes MSSLTQSLAADPLDNTADDPTRPTPLVLGDHDFTSITETVAGIAERPRPPRAWYIAFAVTSSLTVMMFAMIGYLIFEGIGVWGLNNPVGWGWAIVNFVFWVGIGHAGTLISAILFLLRQKWRTSINRFAEAMTIFAVICAGIFPAIHVGRIWVVYWLFPVPNYQAMWPNFRSPLLWDVFAVGTYATVSLLFWYTGMVPDLATLRDRAKTKTRAMIYGVLSLGWRGSHRHWHRYEKTYLILAGLATPLVLSVHSVVSFDFAVSQVPGWHTTIFPPYFVAGAIFSGFAMVGTLLVPARKWFGLQKLITLRHLENMNKIILATGSMVGFAYATEFFIAWYGGNPNEAFAFVNRAFGPYAWAYWTMVTCNVIAPQFFWFKKIRTNTLVMWILYIFVNIGMWFERFVITVTSLSRDFLPSSWDYYSPTFVDILTFVGTFGLFFTLVLLFIRYLPIVAMAEVKTVMPAAHVHGVRRPVGDYHGDVHRRPRKQEENP